The following coding sequences are from one bacterium SCSIO 12741 window:
- a CDS encoding beta-lactamase family protein, whose protein sequence is MATIDSSGKANYYFFGKESIAGSPIGENSVFELASISKTFTSTLIHQLVKEGMLNWDQEMRAFLPDSLPETIQQITVQQLVNHTSGLPRLAEDFWPENWSNPYMDYDKTQFYSDLMNIDLDSVGKWQYSNLGYALLGCMLEELTDKKGMASLISTLGLQNTSAEVSFRPTIYPHNFGINVEVWDFPGFNQYMGGVRSTATDLTQYLRYQIKNNPSFSSTYQEKDVAAVEADSLYCRNGWLVFRRNQESIIWHNGISGGSNSFIGYHIESKRGVVILSNAQRSILDLGLHYLSNDFEIKTPKPSLTVEVQRLIEESEWDRIEDTWNHPDTLLYDKNIMDLYWLQCDYMHEKTASIALLLNDLLLADLPDDRELLYHRGKIYEIRGDLKEAQKWYDRMNEQTHTD, encoded by the coding sequence GTGGCCACTATCGACAGCAGCGGAAAAGCCAACTATTACTTCTTTGGTAAGGAATCGATAGCCGGCAGTCCCATTGGAGAAAATTCGGTTTTCGAATTAGCCTCGATCAGCAAAACCTTTACTTCAACCTTAATCCACCAACTCGTGAAGGAAGGAATGCTAAACTGGGATCAGGAAATGAGGGCATTTCTGCCGGATTCACTCCCTGAGACGATTCAACAAATCACGGTACAGCAACTGGTCAACCACACCTCCGGACTTCCTCGGTTGGCAGAGGATTTCTGGCCAGAAAACTGGAGCAACCCTTACATGGATTATGACAAAACCCAATTCTATTCTGACCTGATGAACATTGATCTGGATTCGGTGGGCAAATGGCAGTATTCGAATCTGGGGTATGCGCTGCTCGGCTGTATGTTGGAAGAACTGACCGATAAAAAGGGAATGGCCTCTTTGATCTCTACCCTTGGGCTTCAGAACACCTCTGCGGAGGTGAGTTTTCGTCCTACCATCTACCCGCACAACTTTGGAATAAACGTGGAAGTTTGGGACTTTCCAGGATTTAACCAATACATGGGAGGCGTGCGATCTACTGCAACTGATTTGACTCAATACCTGCGTTACCAAATAAAAAACAATCCCTCCTTTTCTTCTACCTATCAGGAAAAAGATGTGGCAGCCGTTGAAGCCGACTCACTCTACTGTAGAAATGGTTGGCTGGTTTTTCGTAGAAATCAGGAATCGATCATCTGGCACAATGGTATTTCCGGAGGATCGAACAGCTTCATAGGGTATCATATTGAATCCAAAAGAGGGGTGGTCATTCTCTCGAACGCCCAACGCTCTATCCTGGATTTGGGACTGCATTATTTGTCCAACGATTTTGAAATCAAGACTCCCAAGCCCTCCTTAACTGTAGAAGTTCAGCGTCTTATTGAAGAAAGTGAATGGGATCGCATAGAGGATACCTGGAACCATCCTGACACCCTGTTGTATGATAAAAATATCATGGACCTATACTGGTTGCAATGCGACTATATGCATGAAAAAACCGCATCCATCGCTCTCCTGCTCAATGACCTGTTGTTGGCCGACCTTCCCGATGATCGGGAGCTTCTTTATCATCGAGGTAAAATCTATGAAATACGTGGAGACCTCAAAGAGGCCCAGAAATGGTATGATCGGATGAATGAGCAAACTCATACAGATTGA
- a CDS encoding methyltransferase domain-containing protein, which yields MNTKDHYEHHLAHFYSWMAGDFETKSHEFEKLLNQLHIRPKHNKQALDLGAGHGIQSVALGQLGFEVIAVDFNEQLLQELRNRSEGLPIKTVLGDIKEAAQSKAYQPEVIACCGDTLTHLENKAEIHQLIGDCNALLSKGGHLILSFRDYSNELKGEQRFIPVKSDDTRILTCLLEYQNQSVRVTDLLHEKTESGWIQKVSSYQKVRVAPAEVEERIKELGLAITHSELMRGMHTLVAVKPG from the coding sequence ATGAATACCAAAGACCATTACGAACACCATTTGGCCCATTTCTATTCCTGGATGGCCGGAGACTTTGAAACCAAAAGCCACGAGTTTGAGAAGTTACTTAACCAACTCCACATTCGCCCTAAGCATAATAAACAAGCCCTGGATCTGGGAGCTGGGCATGGTATCCAAAGTGTGGCCCTTGGTCAATTAGGGTTCGAGGTAATAGCGGTTGATTTTAATGAACAGTTACTCCAGGAATTAAGGAACCGTTCGGAGGGTTTACCCATTAAGACCGTACTGGGCGATATAAAGGAAGCTGCACAATCGAAAGCCTACCAACCCGAGGTAATTGCATGTTGTGGAGATACCCTTACCCATCTGGAAAACAAAGCCGAAATCCATCAATTGATTGGAGATTGTAATGCTCTGCTAAGCAAAGGCGGACATTTGATTTTATCCTTCCGGGATTATTCGAATGAATTGAAAGGGGAGCAAAGATTCATCCCCGTAAAAAGCGACGATACCCGAATTCTGACTTGCCTGCTGGAATACCAGAATCAATCCGTTAGGGTTACCGACCTACTCCATGAAAAAACGGAGAGTGGTTGGATCCAGAAAGTAAGCTCCTACCAAAAGGTTAGAGTAGCTCCGGCCGAGGTAGAAGAAAGGATTAAAGAATTAGGTCTTGCGATTACTCATTCCGAATTGATGCGAGGAATGCATACGCTGGTAGCGGTTAAACCCGGCTAA
- a CDS encoding NAD(P)/FAD-dependent oxidoreductase encodes MKSPKEFEIIIIGGSYSGLSAALTLGRSLRKVLVIDSGKPCNRQTPHSHNFLTQDGVKPAEIAGKAKSQVEKYDTVHFLNDRAVKGTKTAHGFQIITEKGEQFSAQKLVFATGIKDEFLPIKGFAQCWGISVVHCPYCHGYEIRNKKTGIIANGERALHLAPMAKNLTQDLTIFTSGKAEFNAEERAQLERNGIPVVEKEIVEIEHENGYLKNLVFADHSKEQLEATYAAVPFTQHSDIPKKLGCMLNDEGFIEVDGILKTTVDGVFACGDNSSRLRSVANAVASGNMVGAVINMELSNAAF; translated from the coding sequence ATGAAAAGCCCCAAAGAATTCGAAATAATCATAATCGGAGGAAGTTATTCCGGTCTTTCTGCAGCACTAACCCTTGGTCGTTCGTTACGGAAGGTTTTGGTCATTGATAGCGGAAAACCATGCAATCGGCAAACCCCGCACTCCCATAATTTTTTAACCCAGGATGGAGTAAAACCAGCTGAAATTGCAGGAAAAGCCAAGTCTCAGGTAGAAAAATATGACACCGTTCACTTTCTAAACGATCGAGCCGTAAAGGGAACAAAAACCGCACATGGTTTTCAAATAATTACCGAAAAAGGCGAGCAGTTTTCCGCTCAGAAATTGGTTTTCGCAACTGGAATTAAGGATGAATTCCTGCCCATCAAAGGTTTTGCCCAATGCTGGGGCATCTCCGTCGTTCATTGCCCCTATTGCCATGGCTATGAGATCAGGAACAAAAAAACCGGAATCATTGCCAACGGAGAACGGGCATTGCACCTTGCCCCTATGGCTAAAAACCTGACCCAAGATCTGACCATTTTCACTTCAGGAAAGGCAGAATTCAATGCAGAAGAAAGAGCCCAATTGGAGCGCAATGGAATACCCGTAGTGGAAAAAGAAATTGTAGAAATCGAACACGAAAACGGATACCTCAAAAACCTGGTCTTCGCCGATCATTCCAAAGAACAATTGGAAGCAACCTACGCCGCGGTGCCCTTTACTCAACACTCCGATATACCTAAAAAACTGGGATGTATGTTAAACGATGAGGGCTTTATCGAAGTAGATGGGATACTAAAGACCACGGTAGATGGTGTGTTTGCCTGCGGAGACAACAGCTCAAGGTTACGTTCGGTGGCTAACGCCGTGGCTTCAGGCAACATGGTTGGAGCCGTGATCAACATGGAATTATCTAATGCCGCCTTTTAA
- a CDS encoding RDD family protein, whose protein sequence is MTDTEATLDDFLENKSFKPAPILYRIAAFTVDFLIFYAIGWIMGYFFGTRGESDLDYHLDGIAGLVWMAIGLFLWPISEAIWGKTIGKRVLKIEVISADNQAISFLQAFGRCIVGLADQIFLVGLVVAIMNPRNQRLGDLAAKTIVIRSPKN, encoded by the coding sequence ATGACCGATACTGAAGCCACTTTAGATGATTTTTTGGAGAACAAATCCTTTAAGCCTGCTCCCATTCTCTATCGAATAGCAGCCTTTACCGTCGATTTTCTAATATTCTACGCCATTGGCTGGATCATGGGGTACTTCTTTGGAACCCGGGGTGAAAGCGATTTGGACTATCACCTGGATGGTATCGCCGGGTTAGTCTGGATGGCCATTGGACTATTTCTCTGGCCCATTAGTGAGGCTATTTGGGGAAAGACCATTGGTAAAAGAGTATTAAAAATTGAGGTAATTTCTGCAGACAACCAGGCTATTAGCTTTTTGCAAGCTTTTGGTCGTTGCATTGTGGGCCTGGCCGATCAGATCTTTTTGGTCGGATTGGTAGTGGCGATTATGAACCCTCGAAATCAACGCTTGGGCGACTTGGCGGCCAAAACCATTGTGATTCGTTCCCCCAAAAACTGA
- a CDS encoding transcriptional repressor, giving the protein MKRRNTATKEAVLSVLQHTDKAMSQAAIEKKVGIDINRATIYRVLNRFCEDGLLHRIVADDGKQYFALCMKCDDDQDQRPRHHFHFRCRVCDTIECLPIPVHFTLPEKYLVENVNCVITGVCRDCC; this is encoded by the coding sequence TTGAAAAGGCGAAATACAGCAACAAAGGAGGCGGTACTCTCGGTGCTTCAGCACACTGATAAGGCCATGAGCCAGGCAGCCATTGAAAAGAAAGTAGGCATTGATATCAATCGGGCCACCATATATCGGGTGCTCAATCGGTTTTGTGAAGATGGTTTACTTCACCGAATTGTGGCAGACGACGGCAAGCAGTATTTTGCTTTATGCATGAAGTGTGATGATGATCAAGATCAACGTCCCAGGCATCATTTCCACTTTAGGTGTAGGGTGTGCGATACCATCGAATGCCTGCCCATTCCTGTTCACTTTACGCTTCCGGAAAAATACCTCGTGGAGAATGTAAACTGCGTCATTACCGGTGTCTGTAGAGATTGTTGTTAG
- a CDS encoding T9SS type A sorting domain-containing protein — protein MLLTALAAAQVQPNFAPIPSSFGINSANPVYALDVEYDNVDQNKQVFHLFLPDTTGTYPLVIFIHGGGFTGGSPDQVLNNATLRADIKYFLENGIAYASMGYRLLETTQADNEGVIKCLNDSKRGLQFIRHYSNDLFIDPKKIALKGSSAGAGTSFWLGTRSDMAEAGATDPVLQNSTRVCATALNGSQATYDLYKWETQVYQNFDGQGTTFTLDSIENHLGFNRGSNFYGGYDSARQILHDPALIQYRQEVDMLFHLSADDAPIYMSSPSTAVHPSDDLFHHPFHGREIQQAAIAANLSEVKANIPALSINTTQGETQNEFLKRHLDNCAQTNHINTSKTSGDLNLYPNPANDLITVHVGKGNIKDVEIYNLNLERMIQFQGKNAAKLSFTVSELPSGTYLIQIKNDLGEVFWEKISIK, from the coding sequence ATGCTGCTGACTGCATTGGCTGCAGCCCAAGTTCAACCCAATTTCGCACCGATACCTTCCAGCTTTGGGATCAACTCGGCCAATCCGGTTTACGCCTTGGATGTGGAATATGATAATGTGGATCAGAACAAACAGGTGTTTCATCTCTTCTTGCCGGATACCACGGGTACCTATCCATTAGTGATTTTTATTCATGGCGGTGGGTTTACCGGAGGATCTCCGGATCAGGTTCTCAATAATGCAACCCTGCGAGCAGACATCAAGTACTTTTTGGAAAATGGGATCGCCTATGCCAGTATGGGATACCGTTTACTGGAAACAACTCAGGCTGATAATGAAGGGGTAATTAAATGCCTCAACGATTCAAAACGAGGGTTACAATTCATCCGACACTACTCAAACGATCTCTTTATTGATCCGAAAAAAATCGCCTTAAAAGGCAGTTCCGCAGGAGCGGGTACCAGCTTTTGGTTGGGTACACGATCCGATATGGCTGAAGCGGGTGCCACTGATCCGGTTTTGCAAAACTCCACACGGGTTTGTGCAACGGCTCTTAACGGTAGCCAGGCTACTTACGATTTGTACAAATGGGAAACTCAGGTCTACCAAAATTTCGATGGGCAAGGCACCACCTTTACCCTGGACAGTATTGAAAATCACTTGGGATTTAACCGAGGCTCCAATTTCTACGGTGGATATGATTCAGCGCGGCAAATTCTGCACGATCCAGCATTGATTCAATACCGGCAAGAGGTAGACATGCTTTTTCACCTATCAGCAGATGATGCTCCGATCTACATGAGTAGCCCCTCAACTGCCGTGCATCCAAGCGACGATTTGTTTCACCACCCTTTTCATGGACGCGAAATTCAGCAGGCCGCTATCGCGGCTAATCTCTCGGAAGTAAAAGCCAACATCCCAGCTCTTTCCATCAACACTACACAAGGAGAAACACAAAACGAATTCCTAAAACGACACTTGGACAATTGTGCCCAAACCAACCATATCAACACTTCTAAGACCTCAGGCGATTTAAACCTATATCCCAATCCAGCGAATGACTTGATAACCGTTCACGTGGGAAAGGGGAACATTAAAGATGTAGAAATCTACAACCTCAACCTGGAGCGAATGATTCAATTTCAGGGAAAAAACGCTGCAAAACTTTCCTTCACTGTTTCCGAGCTACCATCCGGTACTTATCTAATCCAAATCAAAAACGATTTGGGAGAGGTTTTCTGGGAGAAAATCAGCATTAAGTGA
- a CDS encoding nucleoside monophosphate kinase: MGIDHLGYRAKKVFLILGAPSPSHLELGKQLAHKLNISIIPINEVLTDELLTNSSLAQRIKNRLELGEILPNTLVLDLLKSKLAASKPETFLLLGYPRTIGQIKLLKSDRMFKESSIIGINFMPENPPYYSKELPKNVKLILEQHQEVCDYLFEHNHIINVKPDFRLSELVDRIVLSGNID; encoded by the coding sequence ATGGGTATTGATCATTTAGGATATAGGGCTAAAAAGGTTTTCCTAATTCTGGGAGCACCCTCTCCGTCCCATTTAGAATTAGGCAAACAATTGGCTCATAAATTGAACATTTCGATCATACCTATAAATGAGGTGCTAACAGATGAATTACTGACCAATTCTTCTTTGGCCCAACGGATAAAGAATAGATTGGAACTTGGAGAAATATTACCTAACACTCTGGTTTTAGATCTATTAAAATCCAAATTAGCTGCTTCAAAACCTGAAACATTCCTCTTACTTGGATACCCAAGAACAATAGGGCAAATCAAACTACTAAAATCCGATAGGATGTTCAAAGAGTCATCAATAATTGGCATTAACTTTATGCCTGAGAATCCACCCTACTATAGCAAAGAGCTGCCGAAAAATGTAAAATTGATTTTAGAACAACATCAAGAAGTTTGTGATTACTTGTTTGAGCATAACCATATTATTAATGTCAAGCCTGATTTTCGATTGAGCGAATTAGTTGACAGGATAGTTTTGAGCGGGAATATTGATTGA